A region from the Gemmatimonadaceae bacterium genome encodes:
- a CDS encoding serine hydrolase domain-containing protein yields the protein MSLVRRTFVGVIVALVVGGAAAGAQAGSAPAARLTPVDSANRWVDSIFAPYSSTSSPGCAVGVVRDGQLAFAKGYGMADLEHDTPITPSTRFYIASLSKQFTAMSIVLLAQEGRLSLDDWVRRWVPQVPSFGSPITLRQLLHHTSGLRDYFTLLALSGWPSDGLLTESQFIDLVSRQKSLNFTPGDEFLYSNTGYALLAMVVERASGQSLRDYAADHIFKPLGMTHTEFRDDHTQLIPHRAVGYQPTASGYRISQPELDVVGDGGVYSTIEDLAKWDANFESGRVGGRDGVAELEEPGRLNNGQAIPYALALTVGDMAGMSTFSHRGAYGGYRSAMLMIPSRRLSVISLCNTSGAPTTLVDQVATIHLGLIPRQRAVAAAAATRAIDFSAGPFSVGTASTAGDSTIARKRNDQLTQLAGEFYSPELDLAVSLVPREGILLLRRPHESDLRFVTFTTDLFTNNDQMLLRVVRNERGAVNGFTLSINRVRDLEFVKRPADRSVPFWQF from the coding sequence GTGAGCTTGGTTCGGCGCACCTTTGTCGGGGTGATCGTCGCGCTTGTCGTCGGTGGCGCGGCCGCCGGTGCGCAGGCAGGGTCGGCGCCGGCGGCGCGGTTGACGCCGGTCGATTCCGCGAATCGATGGGTCGACTCCATCTTCGCGCCGTACAGCTCGACATCGTCGCCGGGGTGCGCCGTGGGCGTCGTGCGTGACGGGCAGCTCGCGTTCGCCAAGGGGTACGGCATGGCCGACCTCGAGCACGACACGCCGATCACACCGTCCACGCGCTTCTACATCGCTTCGCTCTCCAAGCAGTTCACGGCCATGAGCATCGTGCTGCTCGCGCAAGAGGGGCGTCTGTCGCTCGACGACTGGGTTCGGCGCTGGGTGCCGCAGGTGCCCTCGTTCGGCTCGCCGATCACGCTGCGCCAGCTGCTGCACCACACGAGCGGGCTACGCGACTACTTCACACTTCTCGCATTGTCGGGGTGGCCGAGCGACGGCCTCCTCACCGAGTCGCAATTCATCGATTTGGTCAGCCGTCAGAAAAGTCTGAACTTTACGCCCGGCGACGAGTTCCTCTACAGCAACACGGGCTACGCGCTGCTCGCCATGGTCGTCGAGCGCGCGTCGGGCCAGTCGCTCCGCGACTACGCAGCCGACCACATCTTCAAGCCGCTCGGCATGACGCACACCGAGTTTCGCGACGACCACACGCAGCTCATCCCGCATCGCGCGGTCGGCTATCAACCGACGGCCTCGGGATATCGGATCAGCCAGCCCGAGCTCGACGTCGTGGGCGACGGCGGCGTCTACTCGACGATCGAAGATCTGGCCAAGTGGGACGCGAATTTCGAATCGGGACGCGTCGGCGGTCGGGATGGCGTGGCCGAGCTCGAGGAACCGGGCCGGCTGAACAACGGCCAGGCCATTCCGTACGCGTTGGCGCTCACCGTGGGCGACATGGCCGGCATGAGCACTTTTTCACATCGCGGGGCGTACGGCGGCTATCGCAGCGCCATGCTCATGATCCCTTCGCGCCGTCTGAGCGTGATCTCCCTGTGCAACACGTCGGGCGCGCCGACGACCCTGGTCGACCAGGTGGCGACGATCCATCTCGGCTTGATCCCCAGGCAGCGCGCGGTGGCGGCCGCCGCGGCCACGCGCGCGATCGATTTCTCGGCGGGCCCGTTCAGCGTCGGCACCGCGTCGACGGCGGGCGACTCGACGATCGCTCGTAAGCGAAACGACCAGCTGACCCAGCTCGCCGGGGAGTTCTACAGTCCCGAGCTCGACCTCGCCGTGTCGCTCGTGCCGCGAGAGGGCATTCTCCTGCTCCGGCGCCCGCACGAGTCCGACCTGCGGTTCGTCACCTTCACGACCGACCTGTTCACGAACAACGACCAGATGCTGCTGCGCGTCGTGCGCAACGAACGGGGCGCGGTGAACGGGTTCACGCTCTCGATCAACCGCGTGCGCGATCTGGAATTCGTGAAGCGGCCGGCCGATCGCAGCGTGCCGTTCTGGCAATTCTAA
- a CDS encoding aminomethyltransferase family protein, which yields MPNAAVDQTLKTTPFHARTAPLVRAQTWRRWAGYQVASAYEPHPDREYAAVRNAAALLDVSPLYKYRIAGPDAARLLDRMVTRDVSKCRVGQVLYTPWCDVHGKVIDDGTISRLDEHTFRLTSAEPNLRWLSMNSVGLEVSIEDVSERTGALALQGPSSRTILQHLTPADLSALKYFRLVHTTVREIPVTISRTGYTGDLGFELWVDADRATALWDALIEAGTPYGITPAGIWALDLARIEAGLVMLDVDYYSSHRAVIEDQKSSPFELNLAWTVSADKGPYNGRRALRAEHARGPAWGFVGLDVDWESLERIYAERGLPPHLPTVAWRTSAPVYKDGKQIGYATSGCWSPLLKKYLALGHLVAPHFQPGAGVELEVTVEHRRKRARAVVRKLPFFDPPRKKA from the coding sequence ATGCCGAACGCCGCCGTCGACCAGACGCTCAAGACTACCCCATTCCACGCTCGCACGGCCCCGCTCGTTCGCGCCCAAACGTGGCGTCGATGGGCGGGTTATCAGGTGGCGAGCGCATACGAGCCGCACCCTGATCGCGAGTACGCCGCTGTTCGCAATGCCGCGGCCCTGCTCGATGTGTCGCCGCTGTACAAATACCGAATTGCCGGGCCGGATGCGGCGCGCCTGCTCGATCGCATGGTCACTCGCGATGTCAGCAAGTGTCGCGTCGGCCAGGTGCTCTACACGCCGTGGTGCGACGTCCACGGCAAAGTGATCGACGACGGCACGATAAGCCGCCTCGACGAGCACACGTTCCGACTGACGAGCGCCGAGCCGAACCTGCGTTGGCTATCGATGAATTCCGTCGGGCTCGAGGTCTCCATCGAGGACGTCTCGGAGCGCACCGGCGCGCTTGCGCTGCAAGGTCCATCGTCCCGGACCATTCTCCAACACCTCACACCCGCGGATCTCTCCGCCCTCAAGTATTTCCGTCTCGTGCACACCACTGTCCGCGAGATCCCGGTGACGATCTCGCGGACGGGCTATACCGGCGATCTCGGCTTTGAGCTCTGGGTCGACGCCGATCGCGCCACGGCTCTCTGGGACGCGCTGATCGAAGCTGGCACGCCGTACGGGATCACGCCGGCCGGCATTTGGGCGCTCGATCTCGCGCGCATCGAGGCGGGCCTCGTGATGCTCGACGTCGACTACTACTCGTCGCATCGCGCCGTGATCGAGGACCAGAAATCGTCGCCGTTCGAGCTCAATCTCGCGTGGACCGTGAGCGCCGACAAAGGTCCGTACAACGGCCGCCGCGCGCTACGCGCCGAACACGCGCGTGGACCCGCCTGGGGGTTCGTCGGCCTGGACGTCGACTGGGAGTCTCTCGAAAGGATCTACGCGGAGCGAGGGCTCCCGCCGCACCTGCCGACCGTCGCCTGGCGCACGAGCGCGCCCGTCTACAAGGACGGAAAACAAATCGGCTACGCGACCAGCGGTTGCTGGTCGCCGTTGCTCAAGAAGTATCTCGCGCTAGGCCACCTGGTGGCACCGCATTTTCAGCCCGGCGCCGGCGTGGAGCTCGAGGTTACCGTCGAGCACCGGCGCAAACGCGCACGCGCCGTTGTCCGCAAACTCCCGTTCTTCGATCCGCCGCGGAAGAAGGCATGA
- a CDS encoding NAD(P)/FAD-dependent oxidoreductase, which produces MSMPGVPKQDAIVVGGGHNGLVCAAYLARAGLRTLVLERRPLVGGAAVTEEVFRGFKFSVFSYVVSLLRPEIIRDLDLPSHGLQILPLESTVTPLDNGDYLAGWADPDETRRELARHSPRDAEAAIEFGRMMHHMAMAVKPILAMVPPDPSSLAPSDLRGLLKLGGHLRALGAERFHALYKLMTMSSADYLDEWYEFDALKATKSASGIIGTFLGPRSPGSAYVLLHHYMGEIDGAFRAWGFQKGGTGAISEAIASSARALGAEIRTNAPVDRVLVQDGRVRGVVLENGDEITAPIVVSGLDPRRTFLQLVDRKELPGDLVEEVERYKFRGSSGKVNLALSGLPEFTCLPGVGPHHRGAFSISPSVEYLERAYDDAKYGNFSRNPYMDIVFPSMIDPGMAPPGKHVMSIFVQYAPYNVTGGWDAVKREAFGDAVVKTVARYAPNIESLILHRQVLTPADIERITGLSEGNIFQGELALHQLFFLRPAAQSAKYRTPIKGYWQCGAGTHPGGGIMGASGRLAAMEIVS; this is translated from the coding sequence ATGAGTATGCCCGGTGTCCCAAAACAAGACGCCATCGTCGTCGGCGGCGGGCACAACGGACTGGTGTGCGCCGCCTACCTGGCGCGCGCGGGCCTCAGGACGCTCGTCCTCGAGCGACGGCCTCTCGTCGGGGGCGCGGCCGTCACGGAAGAGGTGTTCCGCGGCTTCAAGTTTTCGGTGTTCTCGTATGTCGTGAGCCTTCTGCGGCCCGAGATCATCCGCGACCTCGACCTGCCGAGTCACGGGCTGCAGATACTGCCGCTCGAGAGTACGGTCACGCCGCTCGACAATGGCGACTACCTCGCGGGGTGGGCCGATCCGGACGAGACGCGTCGCGAGCTCGCGCGGCATTCGCCTCGCGACGCCGAGGCGGCGATCGAGTTCGGGCGGATGATGCACCACATGGCGATGGCCGTGAAGCCGATCCTCGCCATGGTGCCGCCCGACCCGTCGTCGCTGGCGCCGTCGGATTTGCGCGGCCTGCTCAAGCTCGGCGGCCATCTGCGCGCGTTGGGAGCGGAGCGATTTCACGCGCTCTACAAGCTGATGACGATGAGCAGCGCCGATTATCTGGACGAGTGGTACGAGTTCGACGCACTCAAAGCGACAAAGTCCGCCAGCGGCATCATCGGCACCTTTCTCGGCCCCCGGTCGCCGGGTTCGGCGTACGTGCTGCTGCATCACTACATGGGTGAGATCGACGGTGCGTTTCGCGCGTGGGGATTTCAGAAAGGCGGAACCGGCGCGATCAGCGAGGCCATCGCGTCGTCGGCGCGCGCACTCGGCGCCGAGATCCGCACGAACGCGCCGGTCGACCGGGTTCTCGTCCAGGATGGGCGCGTGCGCGGCGTCGTGCTCGAGAACGGCGACGAGATCACCGCGCCGATCGTGGTCTCCGGGCTCGACCCCCGCCGCACGTTCCTGCAGCTGGTCGATCGCAAGGAGTTGCCGGGCGATCTCGTGGAGGAAGTCGAGCGGTACAAGTTCCGCGGCTCCTCGGGCAAGGTGAATCTCGCGTTGAGTGGCTTGCCGGAGTTCACCTGTCTGCCCGGCGTCGGTCCGCACCATCGCGGTGCGTTCTCGATCAGTCCGAGCGTCGAATATCTCGAGCGCGCGTACGACGACGCCAAATACGGGAACTTCTCGCGCAATCCGTATATGGACATCGTGTTTCCGTCGATGATCGATCCCGGCATGGCGCCGCCGGGCAAGCACGTCATGAGCATTTTCGTCCAGTACGCGCCGTACAACGTGACGGGCGGTTGGGACGCCGTGAAGCGTGAGGCGTTCGGCGACGCGGTTGTGAAGACCGTCGCACGGTACGCGCCGAACATCGAATCGCTCATTCTGCACCGACAGGTGCTGACGCCGGCCGACATCGAACGGATCACGGGCCTCTCCGAAGGGAACATCTTCCAAGGCGAGCTCGCGCTGCACCAGCTCTTTTTTCTCCGGCCGGCGGCGCAATCGGCCAAGTATCGAACGCCAATCAAGGGCTACTGGCAGTGCGGGGCCGGAACGCATCCCGGCGGCGGTATCATGGGCGCGTCGGGCCGACTCGCCGCGATGGAGATCGTCTCGTGA
- a CDS encoding NAD(P)/FAD-dependent oxidoreductase, with protein sequence MTAVSTFDAIVIGAGSNGLVAAAALGRAGRRVLVVERAEEIGGQRRTSEFAPGFRAALSADTGWLPPTVARGLALPPIDVVTPGVGASVAGDGGVLALSADRGWAADSIRPYSTRDAERWANFTERLAKLAGFLEALYQLPPPDVDAALSLGELAPLLSLGRKFRALGRADMLELLRVLPMSLQDLLDDWFESPLVKAAVAAGGVRDIRQGPRSGGTSFVLLHHLIGARAGSVGARPWWRDGPDAFISAVADVARGNDVAVRTGAGAATIVVRDDVVTGVVLDTGEEISAPIVVSTADPVLTLLGLVDPVWLDPEFLHAVRNIKLRGCTAFVRFALDRLPDVSGFDDSTSALTSTMSLTPSLDALERAYDAAKYGGVCGEPHIEITAPTTRWPSLAPAGQHVLLARVHYAPYQLRDGAVWDDTRSCELGETVMGAIGRVMPGFADAVLHREVLTPPDIETRFGVTHGAMTHGEMTLDQILFMRPVPGWGRYSMPIDGLYLAGSGAHPGPGVLGGAGWLAAKRILRGK encoded by the coding sequence GTGACCGCCGTTTCCACCTTCGACGCGATCGTCATCGGCGCGGGCTCGAATGGGCTCGTTGCCGCGGCGGCGCTCGGCAGGGCCGGGCGACGCGTGCTCGTTGTCGAGCGGGCGGAGGAGATCGGAGGACAGCGACGAACGTCGGAGTTCGCGCCCGGCTTTCGCGCAGCGCTGTCCGCCGACACGGGCTGGCTTCCGCCGACGGTCGCCCGCGGGCTCGCGCTTCCGCCGATTGATGTGGTGACACCCGGCGTCGGCGCGTCTGTCGCCGGCGATGGCGGCGTGCTTGCCCTTTCCGCCGACCGCGGGTGGGCCGCGGACTCGATTCGCCCATACTCGACACGAGACGCGGAACGGTGGGCCAATTTCACCGAGCGACTCGCAAAGCTCGCTGGTTTTCTCGAGGCGCTCTACCAGCTCCCGCCGCCCGACGTTGACGCGGCGCTGTCATTGGGTGAGCTCGCGCCGCTCCTGTCGCTCGGTCGCAAATTTCGCGCGCTCGGCCGCGCGGACATGCTCGAGCTGTTGCGCGTGCTGCCGATGTCGCTTCAGGATTTGCTCGACGACTGGTTCGAGAGCCCGCTGGTCAAGGCGGCCGTGGCCGCCGGCGGGGTTCGCGACATCCGCCAAGGCCCGCGATCCGGCGGCACGTCGTTCGTGCTCCTGCACCACCTCATCGGCGCGCGAGCGGGCTCGGTTGGCGCGCGGCCGTGGTGGCGTGACGGGCCGGATGCGTTCATCAGCGCGGTCGCCGACGTCGCACGCGGCAACGACGTTGCCGTCCGCACCGGTGCCGGCGCCGCCACGATCGTCGTGCGCGACGACGTCGTCACGGGCGTCGTCCTCGACACCGGCGAGGAGATCTCGGCACCGATCGTCGTTTCGACGGCCGATCCGGTGCTCACGTTGCTCGGCTTGGTCGATCCGGTCTGGCTCGATCCCGAATTTCTCCACGCGGTGCGGAACATCAAGCTCCGCGGATGCACTGCGTTCGTGCGTTTCGCCCTCGACCGCCTGCCCGACGTGTCGGGCTTCGACGATTCAACGTCGGCGCTCACCAGCACGATGAGCTTGACGCCGTCGCTCGATGCGCTCGAGCGCGCGTACGACGCGGCGAAGTACGGCGGCGTTTGCGGCGAGCCGCACATCGAGATCACGGCGCCGACGACGCGCTGGCCGTCGCTCGCTCCCGCCGGACAGCACGTGCTCCTCGCCCGAGTGCACTACGCGCCGTATCAGTTGCGTGATGGTGCGGTGTGGGATGATACGCGTTCGTGCGAGCTCGGCGAGACCGTGATGGGGGCGATCGGCCGCGTCATGCCGGGCTTCGCCGACGCGGTGCTGCATCGAGAGGTCCTCACGCCGCCCGATATCGAGACGCGCTTCGGCGTCACGCACGGCGCGATGACGCACGGCGAGATGACGCTCGATCAAATTTTGTTCATGCGCCCGGTACCCGGTTGGGGACGCTACTCCATGCCCATCGACGGCCTCTATCTGGCCGGATCCGGGGCGCATCCCGGCCCGGGCGTCCTCGGCGGGGCGGGATGGTTGGCGGCGAAACGGATCCTGAGGGGCAAATGA
- a CDS encoding aromatic ring-hydroxylating dioxygenase subunit alpha, whose translation MTTYHRTVEAYKQGAHTMPREYYTSPDVLVEERERIFARHWNCVGRASRIARPGDYIVRTVAGESLIVLRDRDGELRAFFNVCRHRGTQICREASGQFSETIQCPYHAWTYTTDGRLIGAPHMHEVEGFDKRDFPLHAAAVAEYGGFLFVNVSDEPQPFDQYFAPMMPRLSRFGLSDLEVGHSVRYEVQANWKLVFQNYSECLHCPMIHPELSVVLPYQSGANDLIDGPFLGGYMEISAPHESATLSGRACGRPVAPALPEADRHRAFYYTLMPNLMLSIHPDYVNYYLLTPDGVDRTIVESEWMFSPENRHDPDFNPADAVAFWDVTNRQDWDIVAWSQRGIGSRRYAPGPYSPRESIPAAWDREYLRLMT comes from the coding sequence ATGACCACGTATCACCGTACGGTCGAAGCGTACAAGCAGGGCGCGCATACGATGCCGCGCGAGTATTACACGTCGCCCGACGTCCTCGTCGAGGAGCGCGAGCGTATTTTCGCGCGCCACTGGAACTGCGTCGGCCGAGCGAGCCGAATCGCGCGGCCGGGTGATTACATCGTGCGCACTGTCGCCGGAGAATCGCTGATCGTCCTTCGCGATCGCGACGGCGAGCTGCGCGCGTTCTTCAACGTCTGCCGGCACCGTGGTACCCAGATCTGCCGCGAAGCGTCGGGTCAGTTCTCCGAGACGATCCAGTGCCCGTACCATGCGTGGACCTATACGACCGATGGACGGCTCATCGGCGCGCCGCATATGCACGAGGTCGAGGGATTCGACAAGCGCGATTTTCCGCTGCACGCGGCGGCCGTGGCTGAATACGGGGGCTTTCTGTTCGTGAACGTCAGCGACGAACCGCAGCCCTTCGACCAATATTTTGCGCCGATGATGCCTCGGCTCTCGCGCTTTGGTCTCTCCGATCTCGAGGTCGGTCACAGCGTACGCTACGAGGTGCAGGCGAACTGGAAGCTCGTCTTCCAGAATTACTCGGAGTGCCTGCACTGTCCGATGATTCACCCTGAGTTGTCGGTCGTCCTGCCGTACCAGAGCGGGGCCAACGATCTGATCGATGGACCGTTCCTCGGCGGATACATGGAAATCAGCGCGCCGCACGAGAGCGCGACACTCAGCGGCCGAGCCTGCGGACGACCGGTGGCTCCCGCGCTGCCCGAGGCCGATCGGCATCGCGCGTTCTACTACACGCTCATGCCCAACCTGATGCTGAGCATCCATCCGGACTACGTGAACTACTATCTGCTCACGCCCGACGGTGTCGATCGGACGATCGTCGAATCGGAGTGGATGTTTTCACCGGAGAACAGGCACGACCCGGACTTCAATCCGGCCGACGCGGTCGCATTTTGGGACGTGACCAACCGGCAGGATTGGGACATCGTCGCCTGGAGTCAAAGGGGAATCGGCTCGCGCCGATACGCGCCCGGTCCATATTCGCCACGCGAGAGCATTCCCGCGGCGTGGGATCGTGAGTACCTGCGGTTGATGACGTAG
- a CDS encoding ABC transporter permease gives MQSLLRDVRYGLRSLLKAPGLTAVAVLALTLGIGLTTTMFSIVYGAMLRGLPYAEGDRIVTLRRENPARGINQSGISLLDFGDYKAQQRSFSELAAVTSGTIFVSGDEKAERFDGAWITSNTLSMTGVKPILGRHFRAGEDTPQGEKVAILAYRMWHDRYASDANVIGRIIRVNGVPTTVVGVMPERFEFPENDQIWLPMQTDPNATDREHSPQYEVFAKLKPGVSLDQANVEVATIAKRLAAAYPQADEGFTTTARNFIDSYIGKEPRQLLWTMLAAVFFVLLIACANVANLLLDRAAHRTKEVGVRTALGASRGAVVRQFLAESLVLSLAATGFGVAVAYFGVDGFNRALAATTQVPSFIDIRLHPQVLLFTIGVAALTTLAAGAIPAYQSSRADINEILKDDSRGASSFRIGRISKGLVIFEIALSCGLLVAAGLMIKSVAQLRNLDPGFTTKDVLTARVGFPAAYTDTIAQWRFFDDVQQRVAALPGVVSASVSSGLPATRQGFGGATFGLEGQSYLKDKDYPNARWLSVTPDFFNTVKAPVLDGRAFTISDRPGELPVAIVNREFVSKFFKNQSPIGKRIRIGNSTSKQPWLTVVGVVGNMFTGDNERPIVPAIYQPFAQSRQNFAWISLRTSGPPTSLAPSLRQTVASVNPDIPLYWVDTYEHQIAQQVWFVRVFGTMFMIFGFVALFLASVGLYAVMSFSVSRRIREVGIRMALGARARDVVRMIFRQGLVQLVVGMSLGLLFATGMGQLLKAILFQVQPRDPSIFVGVAVVLTLVGLIACLVPALRATRVDPLVALRSE, from the coding sequence ATGCAATCGCTGCTTCGCGACGTCCGCTACGGCCTTCGATCGCTGTTGAAAGCTCCGGGTCTCACCGCCGTCGCCGTCCTCGCGCTGACGCTCGGCATCGGGCTCACGACGACGATGTTCAGCATCGTGTACGGCGCAATGCTCAGAGGGCTGCCGTACGCCGAGGGCGACCGCATCGTCACCCTTCGCCGGGAAAACCCGGCGCGCGGAATCAACCAGTCGGGAATCTCGCTGCTCGATTTCGGCGACTACAAGGCGCAACAGCGGTCGTTCTCCGAGCTTGCGGCCGTGACGTCGGGGACGATCTTCGTGAGCGGCGACGAGAAAGCCGAGCGTTTCGACGGCGCCTGGATAACGTCCAACACGTTGTCGATGACCGGCGTGAAGCCGATTCTTGGACGGCACTTTCGCGCCGGCGAGGATACGCCGCAGGGCGAGAAGGTGGCGATTCTGGCGTACCGCATGTGGCACGACCGCTACGCGTCGGACGCGAACGTCATCGGACGCATCATCCGCGTGAACGGCGTGCCGACGACCGTGGTCGGCGTGATGCCCGAGCGGTTCGAGTTCCCGGAGAACGACCAGATCTGGCTCCCGATGCAAACGGATCCGAACGCGACCGATCGCGAACACAGCCCGCAGTACGAGGTCTTCGCAAAGCTGAAGCCGGGGGTGTCCCTCGATCAGGCAAACGTCGAGGTGGCGACGATCGCCAAGCGGCTTGCGGCCGCCTATCCGCAGGCCGACGAGGGATTCACGACCACCGCGCGAAACTTCATCGACAGCTACATCGGCAAAGAGCCGCGCCAACTGCTCTGGACGATGCTCGCGGCGGTCTTCTTCGTGCTGCTCATCGCGTGCGCCAACGTGGCGAATCTTTTGCTCGACCGCGCGGCGCATCGCACGAAAGAAGTCGGCGTGCGCACCGCGCTCGGCGCTTCGCGCGGCGCCGTCGTCCGCCAGTTCCTGGCCGAGTCGCTGGTGCTGTCGCTGGCGGCCACCGGTTTCGGCGTCGCCGTCGCGTATTTCGGCGTGGACGGATTCAACCGAGCCCTCGCCGCGACGACGCAGGTGCCATCCTTCATCGACATCCGTCTGCATCCGCAGGTCCTGCTGTTCACGATCGGCGTCGCGGCGCTCACGACGCTCGCCGCCGGCGCCATCCCGGCCTATCAATCGTCGCGCGCGGACATCAACGAGATCCTCAAGGACGATTCCCGCGGCGCATCGAGCTTCCGCATCGGCCGCATCAGCAAAGGGCTCGTGATTTTCGAGATCGCGCTGTCGTGCGGGCTGCTCGTCGCCGCGGGCCTCATGATCAAGAGCGTCGCGCAGTTGCGGAATCTCGATCCCGGGTTCACGACGAAGGACGTGCTGACCGCTCGCGTCGGCTTCCCCGCCGCCTACACCGACACGATCGCGCAGTGGCGCTTCTTCGACGACGTGCAGCAAAGAGTCGCGGCGTTGCCGGGCGTCGTCTCCGCCTCGGTGAGCTCGGGACTTCCGGCCACGAGACAGGGCTTTGGAGGCGCGACGTTCGGCCTCGAGGGACAGAGCTACCTCAAAGACAAGGATTATCCGAACGCGCGTTGGTTGTCGGTGACACCCGACTTCTTCAACACGGTGAAGGCGCCGGTCCTCGACGGCCGCGCGTTCACGATCAGCGACCGCCCCGGCGAGCTTCCTGTTGCGATCGTCAATCGCGAGTTCGTCTCGAAGTTCTTCAAGAACCAGAGCCCGATCGGCAAACGCATTCGCATCGGAAACTCGACCAGCAAGCAGCCGTGGCTCACCGTCGTGGGTGTCGTCGGCAACATGTTCACCGGCGACAACGAGCGCCCGATCGTGCCGGCGATCTACCAACCGTTCGCTCAGTCGCGCCAGAATTTCGCCTGGATCTCGCTGCGCACGTCGGGCCCACCGACGTCGCTCGCCCCGTCGCTCCGCCAAACCGTTGCGTCGGTCAACCCGGACATTCCGCTCTATTGGGTGGACACGTACGAGCACCAGATCGCGCAGCAAGTATGGTTCGTCCGCGTGTTCGGGACGATGTTCATGATCTTCGGGTTCGTCGCGCTCTTCCTGGCGTCGGTCGGCCTGTACGCGGTGATGTCGTTCTCGGTGAGCCGCAGAATCCGCGAAGTCGGTATCCGCATGGCCCTCGGCGCGCGCGCGCGCGACGTCGTGCGCATGATCTTCCGCCAAGGCCTCGTCCAGCTCGTCGTCGGCATGTCGCTCGGCCTGCTGTTCGCGACCGGGATGGGCCAGCTGCTCAAGGCCATTCTCTTCCAGGTTCAGCCGCGCGACCCGTCGATCTTCGTGGGTGTCGCGGTCGTGCTGACCCTGGTCGGCTTGATCGCGTGTCTGGTCCCCGCGCTACGCGCGACGCGGGTGGACCCGCTCGTCGCGTTGCGAAGCGAGTAG